The proteins below come from a single Periophthalmus magnuspinnatus isolate fPerMag1 chromosome 7, fPerMag1.2.pri, whole genome shotgun sequence genomic window:
- the aar2 gene encoding protein AAR2 homolog — MASSSVDMDPDVARKLFVEGATLVLLGVPRGTELGIDCKSWHVGPKFRGVKMIPPGLHFLHYSSVNSPSCGTEIGPKTGLFLTLKPREILLANWDAKEEDLDFSASKNEEEVSKIRANLQELDPHLGPYPYDVMRKWVSLTDRLNEEVATKLQPLSGRICAFSDVIPELQLTHTKDRAEQPRNDTACQSMREGLDRLPKMKQREGTELRFSVIPKKTYPPGASPAEITLCSMDHSYALDMVLEKYYQTQPLNLLGELQFAFVCFLIGNVYEGFEHWKTLLALLCRSEDAMRKHKDLYLGLIAVLYHQLGEIPPDFFVDIVSQNNFLTSTLQDFFQFSSGPGVDSTLRKRAEKFKAHLTKKFRWDFDADLDDCAPVVVELPEGFIVN; from the exons ATGGCCAGTAGCAGCGTGGATATGGATCCAGATGTTGCCCGAAAACTGTTTGTAGAAGGCGCTACCCTGGTGCTGCTCGGGGTTCCGCGGGGCACGGAGCTGGGCATCGACTGCAAAAGTTGGCACGTTGGTCCGAAATTCCGCGGGGTAAAGATGATTCCCCCAGGACTTCACTTTCTCCACTACTCTTCCGTTAACTCTCCCAGCTGTGGCACTGAGATTGGACCAAAGACTGGCCTTTTCCTCACGCTAAAACCAAGGGAGATCCTTCTGGCTAATTGGGATGCTAAGGAGGAAGACTTGGACTTTTCAGCCTCTAAGAATGAGGAAGAGGTGAGCAAGATTAGAGCAAATCTACAGGAGCTAGACCCTCATCTAGGCCCCTatccttatgatgtcatgagaAAATGGGTCTCCCTAACTGACCGTCTTAATGAAGAGGTAGCCACCAAGCTCCAGCCTCTTTCAGGTCGAATCTGTGCCTTCAGTGATGTGATTCCTGAACTCCAGTTAACCCACACCAAGGACAGAGCCGAGCAGCCAAGGAACGACACGGCCTGCCAGAGCATGCGAGAGGGGCTGGACAGGCTTCCAAAAATGAAGCAGAGAGAAGGGACTGAGTTACGGTTTTCTGTCATTCCCAAGAAAACCTACCCTCCAGGAGCAAGCCCAGCAGAGATTACACTGTGCAGCATGGACCACAGTTATGCCCTCGACATGGTACTGGAAAAGTACTATCAGACTCAACCTCTCAACTTACTAG GGGAGCTACAGTTTGCCTTTGTGTGTTTCCTGATTGGCAATGTCTATGAAGGATTTGAACACTGGAAAACACTGCTGGCTCTGCTGTGTCGCTCGGAGGACGCCATGAGAAAACATAAAGACTTGTATCTAGGACTCATCGCTGTGCTATACCACCAGCTCGGAGAAATCCCACCTGACTTCTTTGTCGACATTGTGTCACAGAATAACTTCCTCACATCAACGCTGCAG GACTTCTTCCAGTTTTCTTCTGGACCTGGAGTGGACAGCACACTGCGTAAAAGGGCAGAGAAGTTCAAAGCTCATTTGACCAAAAAGTTTCGATGGGACTTTGACGCCGACCTGGATGACTGTGCTCCTGTGGTAGTAGAGCTGCCTGAGGGGTTCATAGTCAACTGA
- the prpf6 gene encoding pre-mRNA-processing factor 6 has product MATAAKQAPKTATKSSTGATGAASTPGAPPVMPLASPLMGKKKKPFLGMPAPLGYVPGLGRGATGFTTRSDIGPARDANDPVDDRHAPPGKRTVGDQMKKSQDDDDEDLNDTNYDEFNGYAGSLFSSGPYEKDDEEADAIYAALDKRMDERRKERRELREKEEIEKYRMERPKIQQQFSDLKRKLAEVSEEEWLSIPEVGDARNKRQRNPRHEKLTPVPDSFFSKHLQTGENHTSVDPLQGLGGLNTPYPGSMTPGLMTPASGDLDMRKIGQARNTLMDMRLSQVSDSVSGQTVVDPKGYLTDLNSMIPTHGGDISDIKKARLLLKSVRETNPHHPPAWIASARLEEVTGKLQVARNLIMKGTEMCPKSEDVWLEAARLQPGDTAKAVVAQAVRHLPQSVRIYIRAAELETDVRAKKRVLRKALENVSKSVRLWKTAVELEEPEDARIMLSRAVECCPTSVELWLALARLETYENARRVLNKARENIPTDRHIWITAAKLEEANGNTQMVEKIIDRAITSLRANGVEINREQWIQDAEECDKAGSVATCQAVIRAVIGIGIEEEDCKHTWMEDADSCVAHGALECARAIYAHALQVFPSKKSVWLRAAYFEKSHGTRESLEALLQRAVAHCPKAEVLWLMGAKSKWLAGDVPAARSILALAFQANPNSEEIWLAAVKLESENNEYERARRLLAKARSSAPTARVFMKSVKLEWVLGNIEAAHDLCTEALKHYEDFPKLWMMRGQIEEQCENMDKAREAYNQGLKKCPHSMPLWLLLSRLEERVGQLTRARAILEKARLKNPQSPELWLESVRLEFRGGLKNIANTLMAKALQECPNSGILWAEAVFLEARPQRKTKSVDALKKCEHDPHVLLAVAKLFWSERKITKAREWFLRTVKIEPDLGDAWALFYKFELQHGTEEQQEEVRKRCENAEPRHGELWCAESKHVLNWQKNTGEILALVASKIKNTF; this is encoded by the exons ATGGCTACCGCTGCTAAACAAGCTCCTAAAACTGCAACCAAATCATCTACAGGGGCCACGGGGGCGGCAAGTACACCCGGTGCCCCCCCGGTGATGCCCCTGGCCTCGCCTCTGatgggaaaaaagaagaaaccGTTCCTGGGAATGCCAGCACCCCTCGGATACGTCCCCGGTCTAGGCAGAGG tgcTACTGGCTTTACTACCCGATCTGATATCGGCCCTGCTCGTGATGCCAATGATCCCGTTGATGACCGACATGCCCCCCCAGGGAAGAGGACAGTGGGGgaccaaatgaaaaaaagccaagatgatgatgatgaagatctCAACGATACAAACTATGACGAG TTCAACGGATATGCAGGCAGCTTGTTCTCCAGTGGGCCGTATGAGAAAGATGATGAAGAAGCAGACGCGATATATGCGGCTCTGGACAAAAGGATGGATGAACGACGAAAAGAAAGAAG GGAactgagagaaaaagaagaaattgAGAAATACCGTATGGAGCGTCCCAAAATCCAGCAGCAGTTTTCAGATTTGAAG AGAAAGTTGGCTGAGGTGTCAGAGGAGGAGTGGCTGAGTATCCCTGAAGTAGGAGATGCCAGAAACAAGCGTCAGAGAAACCCTCGCCATGAGAAACTCACCCCTGTCCCGGACAGCTTCTTTTCCAAACACCTGCAGACTGGAGAGAACCATACATCTGTGGACCCTCTGCAGGGG CTTGGAGGACTGAACACACCCTATCCTGGCAGTATGACTCCAGGCTTGATGACCCCAGCTTCAGGGGATCTGGACATGAGGAAGATTGGACAGGCCAGAAATACTCTGATGGATATGAGGCTAAGCCAGGTGTCGGATTCTGTCAGTGGACAAACGGTTGTGGATCCAAAGGGATACCTTACAGACTTGAATTCTATGATCCCAACACATGGAGGAGACATCAG TGATATTAAAAAAGCCAGACTACTTCTTAAATCTGTGAGGGAGACCAACCCCCATCACCCACCTGCATGGATTGCATCTGCCAGGCTTGAGGAGGTGACGGGTAAACTTCAAGTGGCCAGAAATCTGATAATGAAGGGCACAGAAATGTGTCCTAAG AGTGAGGATGTGTGGCTGGAGGCTGCCAGGCTGCAACCGGGAGACACAGCCAAAGCTGTGGTGGCCCAAGCTGTTCGCCATCTTCCACAGTCAGTTCGAATCTACATCAGAGCTGCTGAGTTGGAGACAGATGTCAGAGCCAAGAAGAGAGTCCTCAGAAAAG CTCTGGAAAATGTGTCCAAATCAGTGCGACTGTGGAAGACTGCTGTGGAACTGGAGGAGCCAGAAGATGCCAGAATCATGCTTAGCCGAGCTGTAGAGTGCTGTCCTACAAGTGTTGAG CTTTGGCTTGCTCTTGCTCGGTTAGAGACTTATGAAAATGCTCGCCGTGTACTGAATAAGGCTCGTGAGAACATCCCCACTGACCGCCACATCTGGATCACTGCTGCAAAGCTGGAGGAGGCCAATGGCAACACTCAGATGGTAGAGAAGATTATTGACAGAGCCATCACCTCTCTACGTGCCAATGGGGTGGAGATCAACAGAGAACAGTGGATTCAG GATGCAGAGGAGTGCGATAAAGCAGGGAGCGTGGCCACGTGCCAGGCTGTGATAAGGGCTGTCATCGGGATTGGCATTGAAGAGGAAGATTGTAAACACACCTGGATGGAGGATGCAGACAGT TGTGTTGCTCATGGAGCGTTAGAGTGTGCTAGAGCCATCTATGCCCATGCGCTCCAAGTTTTTCCCAGCAAGAAAAGTGTTTGGCTCAGAGCTGCGTACTTTGAGAAAAGCCATGGCACAAG GGAGTCTCTGGAAGCCCTTCTGCAGAGGGCTGTTGCTCACTGTCCCAAAGCTGAGGTGTTATGGCTGATGGGGGCTAAGTCCAAATGGCTGGCTGGAGATGTGCCTGCTGCCAGAAGTATTCTGGCTTTGGCttttcag gCCAATCCCAACAGTGAGGAGATCTGGTTAGCTGCGGTCAAGCTAGAGTCTGAAAACAATGAGTACGAGCGAGCACGTCGACTGTTGGCCAAGGCCCGGAGCAGTGCCCCTACAGCTCGG GTCTTTATGAAGTCAGTAAAATTAGAATGGGTTCTTGGAAACATTGAAGCTGCCCATGACTTGTGCACTGAAGCTCTCAAACATTACGAGGACTTCCCCAAACTGTGGATGATGAGAGGCCAGATAGAAGAGCAATGTGAAAACATGGACAAGGCCAGAGAGGCCTACAACCAGGGG CTTAAAAAGTGTCCACATTCGATGCCACTGTGGTTGCTTTTGTCTCGTCTTGAAGAAAGAGTGGGTCAGCTGACGAGAGCCAGAGCAATTCTTGAAAAGGCTCGTCTCAAGAACCCTCAGAGCCCCGAACTTTG GTTGGAATCAGTGAGACTAGAGTTCCGGggtggactgaaaaacattgcaaacaCACTGATGGCAAAAGCCCTGCAAGAGTGTCCAAATTCAG gTATCCTGTGGGCAGAGGCAGTGTTTTTAGAGGCCAGACCCCAAAGAAAGACCAAGAGTGTGGATGCTTTGAAGAAGTGTGAACATGATCCTCATGTACTGCTCGCTGTGGCCAA ATTGTTCTGGAGTGAGCGCAAAATCACCAAAGCCAGAGAATGGTTCCTGAGAACAGTGAAGATTGAGCCAGATCTGGGAGATGCTTGGGCTCTTTTTTACAAGTTTGAATTGCAACATGGTACAGAG gagcagcaggaggaggtgcgGAAGCGGTGTGAAAACGCTGAGCCTCGTCACGGGGAATTGTGGTGTGCAGAGTCTAAACATGTCTTGAACTGGCAGAAAAACACTGGAGAGATACTAGCTCTGGTCGCCAGCAAAATCAAGAACACTTTCTGA